The following nucleotide sequence is from Nocardioides eburneiflavus.
CGCTGGATCGTCATGAGGGCGTCCAACTCTTTGTCGGAATTTCCGATCGCGTCGCGGAACGCCTGCACGAGGGTGAGGATGTAGTCGACGTTGACCTCGACCTGCTTGATCAGCTCGATCTCGAAGACGACATCGTCGTTAATGGACTCCCTCTCGGCTCCCCTGGAACCCCGCCAGTCGGCGTAGAGGTTGAGGTAGACGCTCTGGAAGTCCTGGAAGTCGCGCGGGTTGATCAGCTCGTGACCGGCGAACTCGTCGAATGACGTCAGGATGTTGCGCAGTCGCAGGATCGCGCTGAAGAGCGCAATGAAGGCCTTCTGGTTGGCCTCGCCGACGTACGGTGCGTCATCAAGCGGGAAGCGCCGCAGCAGCTCGCCAACCTGCTTCTCGTACTCGCCGTAGTACTCGTCGTAAGGCTTGAGAATGACGACGCCGCGAGCGTCCTTGTTGCCGAAGAGTGTGAGAGCGTCGTTGGTGGCCTCCTCCAGATCGCGGAAGGAGACGATCGTGCCGTAGGTCTTGACTGAGTTCAGGATGCGGTTGGTCCGCGAGTAGGCCTGGATGAGCCCGTGCGAGCGCAGGTTCTTGTCGACCCACAGCGTGTTCAGCGTGGTCGCGTCGAACCCGGTCAAGAACATGTTGACCACGATGACCATGTCGAGCTCGCGGTTCTTGAGCCGCAGCGAGAGGTCCTTGTAGTAGTTCTGGAACTTGTCGGCCGAGGTGCCGAAGGAGGTGCCGAAGGTGCCGTTGTAGTCCTTGATCGCCGACTCGAGGAAGTCCCGCGAGCTCCCGTCGAGGGCCCCCGTCTCGAAGTCCTCCTCTCCCAGGAACCCACTGCTGTCGTCCTCGGCTTCGTTGACGGCAAAGCTGTAGATGAGGCCGACCTTTAGCCGCTGTGCAGCTGGCAGCTCAACTTGTTGCTTGCGGAACTCCTCGTAGTAGAGCTTGGCCGCCGTTATTGAGGCCGTGGCGAAGATCGAATTGAAGCCCGCGACCCGCTTCTCCCCCAGTGTGTACGTCGAGTTGCGCCTGGTCTTCTGGTCGAAGTGCTCCCTGATGTAGGACACGACCTGGCTGAGCCGCTCGGGTGCCAGCAGCGCCCTCTCCGTGTCGATCGCGGCGACCTGCTTGTCGGTGAGTCCGTCGGGCACCTTGATGGTGTTGACGTAGTCGATTCGGAAGGGCAGGACGTTCTTGTCGTTGATCGCGTGGACGATCGTGTAGGTGTGCAAGCGCTCGCCGAACGCCTGCTCGGTCGTGCGTAGGTTGACGTTGCCCGACGTGCCCGCGTTCTCCGCGAAGATCGGCGTGCCGGTAAAGCCGAACAGATGGTAGTTCTTGAACGCCTTGGTGATCGCGGTGTGCATGTCGCCGAACTGGCTGCGGTGGCACTCGTCGAAGATCAGCACAATGTGCCCGCCGTAGATCTCGTGGCCCTTGTTGGCCTCGATGAAACGGACGAGCTTCTGGATCGTCGTGACCACGATCCGTGCTGACGACTTCTCAAGCTGCCGCTTGAGCTCGGCAGTGTTCTTGGAGCCGTTGACCGAGTCCTTCTCGAAGCGGTTGTACTCCCGCATCGTCTGGTAGTCGAGGTCCTTGCGGTCGACGACGAACATCACCTTGTCGACGTGCGGCAGCTTCGATGCCAGCTGAGCCGCCTTGAAGCTGGTGAGCGTCTTACCGGAGCCCGTGGTGTGCCAGACGTAGCCGCCGGCTGCCAGCGAGCCTGTCTTCTTGTAGTTGGTGGAGGTCTCGATCCGCTGCAGGATCTTCTCCGCCGCGACGATCTGGTACGGCCGCATCACCAAGAGCTTGCGGTCGACGTCGAAGACGCAGTACTTCGTCAGTAGGTTCAGCAGGGTGTGCTTGGCGAAGAAGGTGGCGGTGAAGCCGGTCAACCCGGTGATCGGCTTGTTGGACTCGTCAGCCCACCACGAGGTGAACTCGAACGAGTTCGATGTTCGCCGCTTCGCCGGCTTGGCGCCACTGAGCTCCGCATGCGCGGCAGCAGCGGTGGTGTTCGAGTAGTACTTCGTGAGCGTACCGTTGCTGATGACGAAGAGCTGGACGTAGTTGAAGAGCCCGGAGTCTGCCCAAAAGCTGTCGCGCTGGTAACGGTTGATCTGGTTGAACGCCTCGCGGATGTCCACGCCCCGCCGCTTGAGCTCGACGTGGACCATCGGCAGTCCGTTCACGAGGATTGTGACGTCGTAGCGGTTCTTGTAGGCGCCGGCGACCTCGTACTGGTTGATCACCTGGAGCCGGTTGTTGTGGATGTTCTGCTTGTCGATCAGGTAGACGTTCTTGCTGGTTCCATCGTCGCGTTTGAGGACCTGGACATGGTCCTCCTGGATTCGGGCGGTCTTCTCTACGATGCCCTCGTTCGCGCCGGCGATGATCTCGAAGAACCCCTTCCACTCCGCGTCGGTGAACTCAAACTTGTTCAGCACTTCGAGCTGCGTGCGCAGGTTCGCGACCAGAGCCACGCTGCTGGTGATCGTGAGCCGCTCGTACGCCTGGCCCTCGAGCTGCTTGATGAGAGCCGCCTCCAGCTCAGCTTCGGACTGGTAGGTCGCCTCGTTGGCCGAGCCGCCGGGTCCGTTGGTTGAGCCTGTCGAAACCCACTCCGAAACGACGGTGCTCTCGTCGCTGACCGAGATGGTCTCGAACTGCGTTGCCGTCCCGGGCTCCCCGAGTTCCTCGAAGCTCATGCCGCAAGCTCCTCGAACGTCACCAGCATGTCGCGGTAGTACTCATACTGCGCCTGCCGAACCCTGATCTCCGCGGGAAGGCCCATAGAGGGGTCGTTCGTGAGCGCTTCAAACCGATCGAGCAGCGCGGCCAGTCGAACTTGCTCATCTGGCGCGGGAATCGGGATCTCGATTTTCCGGAAGCGTTCTTTGGAGATATTGATTCGCGTGACGCCGTTCGCAGTCTTGATGATCTGGCTCCTGATCGGGGCGCTGCGGAACAGATGTTTGGTGAACTCAGGGTTCAACTCGCCCGAATCGTTAGGGCGGAAACCGAAACAGAAGCTGTTGAGGTACAGCGGCTCGATCGGATCGGTCGTGACGGCGGATGCCATCCCGACCTCTTTAGCGCTCTCGGAGGACGCCGTGAAGAGCACGTCCCCGAAGCGCACGCGGTTCTGACGCTCGTTCGCTCCCACCTTCACAAGCGTCGCAGGCGCAACGTCGGTTGCCAGGTTGTTAAAGACGTTGACATAGGTCACGAAGCGAGCGTTGCCGTCCTGAAAGTCGGCCTTAGCCTTGCCCGTGAGACCGCTGTAGAGGGATCCGAGCTTGTCCAGGGTTTCCCGCGCGATCGACCCCGGCTCGGAGAACGCAAGCAGCGAGTCGCGGTAGTAGGCGTACTGCTGGAGCCGTGCCTGGTGCTCGTCCCGCAGGGCGATGTTGAGGTCGGTAAAGACGTCGAGGATCCGCACCAGTTCTCGCTGTACGGCCATCGGCGGCAGAGGAACCCGAAGACGGACGAGCTCCTTCTTGTTCAGTGCGGGGATGCTGCCGGTTTGCTGCAGGGCGACCACTGCGTCCTGATTCGCCTTCAGGAAGAAGTAGAGGAACCGCGTCAGCAGATCGGGGCGGGCGCTCCGGATCCTGTAACAGAGTGGTCCGCACCAAAAGGGCTCTGCTTGGTAACCCACAACGCCCACGCTCCCTCGCGACGGGATCGTGACAGTGTCACCATCGGTATTGGCGGCATCGACCATGCCAGACGGCTGCGTCCCGCCGTTCCACAGTCGATGGGTCGTGCCGCCCAGCAAGTCCGGTCCCGGCCGCGTTCCAACACTGACGCTCGCAGCGTCGCCCAGCGCGAGGTACGGCACGCCGTCGGCGCAGTAGTCCGCCAACAGCTCGTCGATGTGGCTCATCGTTCACCTCCCAGGGACTGTCCGAACAACGGTGTAAGTGGCTCGACACGCTGACCAGCTGGTTGGCGAGATGGAGTCACGATGACCGAAACACTGAGTTCTGTGAGCCCACCCGAGGATGTGGCGGTGTCACCGCCGGACGTTGCGCAGGAAGGTGACCCTGGCTTCGAGGGGTCTGCTCAGCCATCTGCTGAGGAGCTCGAGATCGCCCGCGAGCTGGTCCGCACGGCGCGGTCTCGTGGGGTCGCGTTGACCGGCCCGGATGGCATGTTGAAGGCCCTGACCAAGACCGTGATCGAGACGGCGCTGGACGAGGAGATGTCTGAGCACCTGGGCTATGGCAAGCACGAGGCCGCCGGCCGCAACAGCGGGAACTCCCGCAACGGGGTTCGGACCAAGACGGTGCTGACCGACAACGTCGGACCGATCAAGATCACCGTCCCGCGTGATCGCGATGGCACCTTCAGCCCGGTGATCGTGGCCAAGCGCCAACGACGCCTCGGTGATGTCGACACGATCGTGTTGTCGCTGGCAGCCAAGGGCCTCACGACCGGTGAGATCAGCGCTCACTTCGCCGAGATCTACGGGGCCTCGCTGTCGAAGGACACAATCTCGAGGATCACCGACAAGGTCGTGGCCGAGATGGCCGAGTGGACCTCGCGGCCCCTGGAGAAGGTCTATGCCGCGGTGTTCATCGACGCGATCTACGTCAAGATCCGCGACGGCCAGGTCGGGAACCGTCCGATCTACGCCGCGATCGGTGTCGACCTCGCCGGCCACAAGGACATCCTCGGCATCTGGGCCGGCACCGGTGGCGGGGAGTCAGCGAAGTTCTGGCTTCAGGTCCTGACCGAGCTGAAGAACCGCGGCGTGGAGGACATCTTCTTCGTCATCTGCGACGGCCTCAAGGGCCTGCCCGACTCCGTCGGAGCGGTGTACGGCCAAGCCGTTGTGCAGACGTGCGTGATCCACCTGATCCGCAACACCTTCCGCTACGCCTCGAAGAAGTACTGGGGACAGATCGCCACCGATCTGAAGCCGATCTACGGTGCCCCGACCCGGGAGGCGGCCTGGCGGGCGTTCGAGGAGTTCGACGAGAAGTGGGGCAAGCCCTACCCCGCGATCAGTGGCCTGTGGCGATCGGCGTGGGAGCAGTTCACCCCGTTCCTCGACTACGACGCCGAGATCCGCAAGGTGCTGTGCTCGACCAACGCGATCGAGTCGTTGAACGCCCGCTACCGTCGCGCGGTCACGGTGCGGGGCCACTTCCCGACCGAGCAGGCAGCGATGAAGTGCCTCTACATGGTCACCAGGTCGCTGGACCCCAAGGGCACCGGTCAGACACGATGGACGATGAGGTGGAAGCCAGCACTCAACGCCTTCGCCATCACCTTCGCCGATCGGATGCCGGCCCCGGAGAACCTCTAACAATGGAACCGCTGCTTACACCGTTAGTCGGACAGACCCACCTCCCACGTCGAGGTCGGCGATGATGGCGTCGATCTCGGTGCGCAGCTCGGCTTGGCGTGCAACGATGCGGGCGATCTCGGCGTTGAGCTCGACGATGTCGACGGCGACGCTGGTGTCCTCGGCCTCGACGTACGAGCTCACGGCGATGTTGTAGTTGTTGGCCGCGATATCGGCGTTGTCAACAAGCGTGGCGAAGTGCGCGATGTCCTCGCGAGCTGTGAACGCGTCGAGGATCTTCTGCTGATGCTCGGCGGTGAGCTTGTTCTTGTTTCCTTGGCGGACGAACTCAGCCGACGCGTCGATGAACAGCGTCTTGTTGTCGGCCTTGGACTTCTTTAGCACGATGATGCAGGTCGCAATCGTCGTACCGAAGAAGAGATCTGGCGGCAGCTGGATGACGGTGTCGACGAAGTTGTTGTCGACGAGGTACTGGCGGATCTTCTGCTCCGCCCCACCACGGTAGAGCACGCCCGGGAACTCGACGATCGCCGCGGTGCCGTTCACGGCCAACCACGACAGCATGTGCATCGTGAAGGCGAGGTCCGCCTTGCTCTTGGGCGCCAGCACGCCCGCC
It contains:
- a CDS encoding type I restriction endonuclease subunit R: MSFEELGEPGTATQFETISVSDESTVVSEWVSTGSTNGPGGSANEATYQSEAELEAALIKQLEGQAYERLTITSSVALVANLRTQLEVLNKFEFTDAEWKGFFEIIAGANEGIVEKTARIQEDHVQVLKRDDGTSKNVYLIDKQNIHNNRLQVINQYEVAGAYKNRYDVTILVNGLPMVHVELKRRGVDIREAFNQINRYQRDSFWADSGLFNYVQLFVISNGTLTKYYSNTTAAAAHAELSGAKPAKRRTSNSFEFTSWWADESNKPITGLTGFTATFFAKHTLLNLLTKYCVFDVDRKLLVMRPYQIVAAEKILQRIETSTNYKKTGSLAAGGYVWHTTGSGKTLTSFKAAQLASKLPHVDKVMFVVDRKDLDYQTMREYNRFEKDSVNGSKNTAELKRQLEKSSARIVVTTIQKLVRFIEANKGHEIYGGHIVLIFDECHRSQFGDMHTAITKAFKNYHLFGFTGTPIFAENAGTSGNVNLRTTEQAFGERLHTYTIVHAINDKNVLPFRIDYVNTIKVPDGLTDKQVAAIDTERALLAPERLSQVVSYIREHFDQKTRRNSTYTLGEKRVAGFNSIFATASITAAKLYYEEFRKQQVELPAAQRLKVGLIYSFAVNEAEDDSSGFLGEEDFETGALDGSSRDFLESAIKDYNGTFGTSFGTSADKFQNYYKDLSLRLKNRELDMVIVVNMFLTGFDATTLNTLWVDKNLRSHGLIQAYSRTNRILNSVKTYGTIVSFRDLEEATNDALTLFGNKDARGVVILKPYDEYYGEYEKQVGELLRRFPLDDAPYVGEANQKAFIALFSAILRLRNILTSFDEFAGHELINPRDFQDFQSVYLNLYADWRGSRGAERESINDDVVFEIELIKQVEVNVDYILTLVQAFRDAIGNSDKELDALMTIQRAVDSSPSLRNKKDLILQFVDSVSVTGNTGEDWKIFVNAKRDADLDTLIADEALKADETKTFVANAFRDGAVPTAGTAITRILPPASRFAPGGEHGVKKQRVLDRLEEFFDRYFGLT
- a CDS encoding restriction endonuclease subunit S; the protein is MSHIDELLADYCADGVPYLALGDAASVSVGTRPGPDLLGGTTHRLWNGGTQPSGMVDAANTDGDTVTIPSRGSVGVVGYQAEPFWCGPLCYRIRSARPDLLTRFLYFFLKANQDAVVALQQTGSIPALNKKELVRLRVPLPPMAVQRELVRILDVFTDLNIALRDEHQARLQQYAYYRDSLLAFSEPGSIARETLDKLGSLYSGLTGKAKADFQDGNARFVTYVNVFNNLATDVAPATLVKVGANERQNRVRFGDVLFTASSESAKEVGMASAVTTDPIEPLYLNSFCFGFRPNDSGELNPEFTKHLFRSAPIRSQIIKTANGVTRINISKERFRKIEIPIPAPDEQVRLAALLDRFEALTNDPSMGLPAEIRVRQAQYEYYRDMLVTFEELAA
- a CDS encoding IS256 family transposase, whose product is MTETLSSVSPPEDVAVSPPDVAQEGDPGFEGSAQPSAEELEIARELVRTARSRGVALTGPDGMLKALTKTVIETALDEEMSEHLGYGKHEAAGRNSGNSRNGVRTKTVLTDNVGPIKITVPRDRDGTFSPVIVAKRQRRLGDVDTIVLSLAAKGLTTGEISAHFAEIYGASLSKDTISRITDKVVAEMAEWTSRPLEKVYAAVFIDAIYVKIRDGQVGNRPIYAAIGVDLAGHKDILGIWAGTGGGESAKFWLQVLTELKNRGVEDIFFVICDGLKGLPDSVGAVYGQAVVQTCVIHLIRNTFRYASKKYWGQIATDLKPIYGAPTREAAWRAFEEFDEKWGKPYPAISGLWRSAWEQFTPFLDYDAEIRKVLCSTNAIESLNARYRRAVTVRGHFPTEQAAMKCLYMVTRSLDPKGTGQTRWTMRWKPALNAFAITFADRMPAPENL